A genomic segment from Alistipes senegalensis JC50 encodes:
- a CDS encoding DUF3873 family protein produces the protein METRMTVNGVSVCPTGEERHEYFTPAFARRTKKRFCQYDYRHTDGELFSCVAPTLEECRRKRNEWLQRKTGKEARR, from the coding sequence ATGGAAACGAGAATGACGGTAAACGGCGTGTCGGTATGCCCGACGGGAGAGGAGCGACACGAATATTTCACCCCAGCCTTCGCCCGCAGGACGAAGAAGCGGTTTTGTCAATACGACTATCGACACACGGACGGCGAATTGTTCTCCTGCGTTGCTCCGACGTTGGAGGAGTGCCGCCGAAAGCGGAACGAGTGGTTGCAACGTAAAACGGGTAAGGAGGCAAGACGATGA
- a CDS encoding DUF6956 domain-containing protein — MKTTVANYETLIVLFAEPIRTLDNIFDDPEAWGVASLKEWIDSYESSRFTQTDERTAVITSEYNMTHVKEWLEQHTPIDRLVSA; from the coding sequence ATGAAAACGACAGTAGCCAATTACGAAACATTGATCGTACTCTTCGCGGAGCCTATCCGCACGTTAGACAACATCTTCGACGACCCCGAAGCGTGGGGTGTAGCCTCGCTCAAAGAGTGGATCGACAGCTATGAAAGCTCGCGCTTCACGCAGACGGACGAGCGGACAGCGGTCATAACCTCCGAATACAACATGACCCATGTAAAGGAGTGGTTGGAGCAGCATACGCCCATTGACCGCCTCGTTTCAGCCTAA
- a CDS encoding DUF3872 domain-containing protein — translation MKKVKGFLVLALAAVGTLLTACDDGLGVKQAYAFRLETMPVQTRIARGETAEIRCMLVREGEYDGARYTIRYFQPDGKGELRMDDGTLFLPNDRYPLTKEVFRLYYTSASSDQQTIDIYVEDNFGQCEQLSFMFNNENEEKD, via the coding sequence ATGAAGAAGGTAAAAGGATTTCTGGTGCTCGCACTCGCGGCAGTCGGCACGCTGCTGACCGCCTGCGACGATGGATTGGGCGTAAAACAGGCGTATGCGTTCCGACTGGAAACGATGCCCGTGCAAACGCGCATCGCGCGTGGAGAAACGGCCGAGATACGCTGCATGCTCGTTCGGGAGGGAGAATACGACGGAGCGCGGTACACCATCCGCTACTTCCAACCCGACGGCAAAGGCGAACTCCGCATGGACGACGGCACGCTGTTCCTCCCCAATGACCGCTACCCGCTCACGAAAGAGGTGTTTCGGCTGTACTACACCTCCGCGTCGTCGGATCAGCAGACCATCGACATCTATGTCGAAGATAACTTCGGGCAATGCGAACAGCTATCGTTCATGTTCAACAACGAAAATGAAGAGAAAGACTAA
- a CDS encoding DndE family protein, which yields MLINISTSKANHDVVTQLTKKLTGGTKENVIARIALGYSLSTGKRFTPQEFNLYDSQGKEYKEHILFDAQFKDFYVALICQAYGITKNDESIPKYIKLHIDHGLEKINYIFEHTPQYTFFDFLTEYLGRGIDAIEDAPVSLDPVANYNQHIEKSEFAGPINIKVGYDPKTTEEIQFCFNNSKLYNNQHIAVAGKSGSGKTQFALEFLRQLYIQTQGQVNFLFLDFKGLSEDDRKKMADFFTATHTQCINAPNAPFPLNPVSFIDSVNEKNRLVGINKFVDIIAKYSNIGKKQQQILKDATKEAFIQHKDGKHPSLKEIYDLVIEEVGDTRDTLTEIMERLSEYELFASQVNDPSVFLNNNYYFSLSGELDNTVRFTSVFLIINYIFNVFTNMGGTDVSSDGNRSMRYVLMIDEAHDLFREKKSLEILEVLLRKIRSYGVSIVLLSQGISEYNQGNFDFSQECETAFLLPINDLNNTKAINKFLGLAEKEGAKAMRNLESLSNGHAVSNIKEYPKTEVFRVVQYWQEKNK from the coding sequence ATGCTAATTAATATAAGTACATCAAAAGCAAATCATGATGTTGTAACCCAATTGACTAAAAAGCTCACTGGGGGTACGAAGGAAAATGTGATCGCTCGCATTGCATTGGGTTATTCTTTGTCTACGGGGAAGCGTTTTACTCCACAAGAGTTCAATCTTTACGATTCTCAGGGTAAGGAGTATAAGGAACATATATTATTCGATGCGCAATTCAAAGATTTTTACGTTGCATTGATTTGTCAAGCATATGGTATAACTAAAAATGATGAATCTATACCCAAATACATCAAGTTGCACATCGATCATGGCCTTGAAAAGATCAATTACATTTTTGAGCATACTCCTCAATATACCTTTTTTGATTTTCTGACTGAATATTTGGGGAGAGGCATTGATGCTATTGAGGATGCTCCGGTATCCCTTGATCCTGTCGCAAACTATAATCAGCACATAGAAAAGAGCGAATTTGCTGGGCCTATCAATATCAAGGTCGGATATGATCCAAAGACAACCGAAGAAATCCAATTCTGCTTTAATAATTCAAAATTATATAATAATCAGCATATAGCTGTTGCGGGTAAATCCGGCTCTGGTAAAACTCAGTTTGCATTGGAGTTTTTGAGGCAACTATATATCCAAACGCAAGGACAGGTTAACTTCTTGTTTCTCGACTTTAAGGGATTGAGTGAGGATGACAGAAAGAAGATGGCCGATTTTTTCACTGCTACGCATACCCAATGTATAAATGCTCCGAATGCTCCATTCCCACTTAATCCGGTCTCGTTTATCGATAGTGTAAATGAGAAGAATAGATTGGTGGGAATCAATAAATTTGTAGATATAATTGCCAAATATTCAAATATAGGCAAAAAGCAACAGCAAATTCTTAAAGACGCTACAAAAGAGGCTTTTATCCAACATAAAGACGGGAAGCATCCGTCATTGAAAGAAATATATGATTTAGTCATAGAAGAAGTCGGAGATACGAGAGACACACTGACTGAGATAATGGAGCGGTTAAGCGAATATGAATTGTTTGCTTCCCAAGTCAACGATCCGAGCGTATTCCTGAATAATAACTATTACTTCTCTCTTTCGGGAGAGTTGGATAATACGGTTCGCTTCACTTCTGTATTTTTGATCATCAACTATATCTTCAATGTATTTACCAATATGGGAGGAACAGATGTTTCTTCGGATGGTAATAGGAGCATGAGGTATGTTTTAATGATCGACGAGGCTCACGATTTGTTCCGAGAAAAAAAGTCATTGGAAATCCTCGAAGTTCTTTTACGGAAAATACGATCATACGGTGTGTCGATAGTTTTGTTGTCTCAAGGTATTTCGGAATATAATCAGGGAAATTTTGATTTTTCGCAGGAATGTGAGACTGCATTTCTTTTGCCAATCAATGATTTGAATAATACCAAAGCTATTAATAAGTTCCTCGGATTGGCAGAGAAAGAAGGAGCAAAAGCCATGAGAAATTTAGAAAGTCTCTCAAATGGTCATGCCGTTTCAAATATTAAGGAGTATCCGAAAACAGAGGTTTTCAGAGTTGTTCAATATTGGCAAGAAAAGAATAAATAG